In the Marinomonas algicola genome, one interval contains:
- the traC gene encoding type IV secretion system protein TraC: MKASLYSGQRASELLPVLAYSDDEQLFFMEDQSVGFGFLCDPLPGGDESVADRVNVLLNNDWPKDTLLQFGLYASPDIQTDLQRMMGLRHRQSDPLLRASIRKRADFLDGGTVQPIEESTQTQVRNFQLIVTCKLPLESPIPTERELSRASALRASFSQALATVGFRVTEMTDRNWLAALSAQLNWGKDASWRNPSPIRSEADKPLREQVLDYDRAIKVDSQGLMLGDYRVKTLSFKRLPERIWFGHAASFAGDMMTGSRGLRGSFLLNVTIHFPSAEAMRSRLETKRQWAVNQAYGPMLKFVPVLAAKKKGFDVLFEALQEGDRPIRANMTLTLFSPTEETSISSVSNARTYFKELGFELMEDKYFCLPIFLNALPFGADRQAMNDLFRFKTMATRHVIPLLPLFADWKGTGTPVINFVSRNGQIMSVSLYDSGSNYNCCIAAQSGSGKSFLVNEIISSYLSEGGQCWVIDVGRSYEKLCEVYDGEFLQFGRDSGICLNPFEIVEDYDEEADVLVGLLAAMAAPTQSLTDFQMANLKRQTRELWEKKGRAMLVDDVAEALKNHEDRRVQDVGEQLYPFTTQGEYGRFFNGHNNIRFKNRFTVLELEELKGRKHLQQVVLLQLIYQIQQEMYLGERDRRKIVFIDEAWDLLTQGDVGKFIETGYRRFRKYGGSAVTVTQSVNDLYDSPTGKAIAENSANMYLLGQKAETINALKKEGRLPLGEGGYEYLKTVHTVTGVYSEIFFITEMGTGIGRLIVDPFHKLLYSSRAEDVNAIKQLTRKGLSVADAISQLLKERGYE; encoded by the coding sequence ATGAAAGCCTCTCTGTATTCAGGGCAACGCGCTTCTGAGCTGTTGCCAGTATTAGCCTATTCAGACGATGAGCAACTGTTTTTCATGGAAGACCAGAGTGTTGGCTTTGGTTTTCTATGTGACCCATTGCCGGGTGGTGATGAGTCTGTTGCAGACAGGGTTAATGTTCTACTCAACAACGACTGGCCAAAAGACACCTTGCTGCAATTTGGCCTATACGCATCCCCTGATATTCAAACCGACCTTCAACGCATGATGGGCTTACGGCATCGTCAATCCGATCCATTGCTTAGGGCGTCGATACGCAAACGTGCGGACTTCCTCGATGGGGGCACGGTTCAACCGATAGAAGAATCGACCCAGACTCAGGTACGCAACTTTCAACTGATCGTCACCTGCAAATTGCCTTTGGAAAGTCCTATACCGACGGAGCGTGAGTTGAGTCGAGCATCTGCGCTTCGGGCTTCTTTCTCGCAGGCGCTGGCAACGGTTGGTTTTCGTGTCACTGAGATGACTGACAGAAATTGGCTCGCGGCATTGAGTGCTCAGCTTAACTGGGGAAAAGATGCTTCCTGGCGTAATCCATCACCAATCCGCAGTGAGGCAGATAAACCACTTAGAGAGCAAGTGTTGGATTATGACCGAGCTATCAAGGTGGATAGCCAAGGTCTGATGCTGGGTGATTACCGAGTTAAAACCTTATCGTTTAAGCGCTTGCCTGAGCGGATCTGGTTTGGTCATGCTGCAAGTTTTGCGGGCGATATGATGACGGGCAGTCGCGGCTTACGCGGCAGCTTTTTGCTAAATGTCACCATTCACTTTCCTTCAGCCGAGGCGATGCGATCTCGTCTAGAGACGAAGCGTCAATGGGCGGTCAATCAGGCCTATGGCCCGATGCTCAAGTTTGTGCCGGTGCTGGCAGCCAAGAAAAAGGGATTTGATGTTCTTTTTGAAGCCTTGCAAGAAGGTGATCGTCCTATTCGGGCAAATATGACCTTAACGCTGTTTTCACCAACAGAAGAAACGTCGATCAGCTCTGTTTCAAATGCTCGAACTTATTTCAAAGAGCTCGGATTTGAGTTGATGGAAGACAAGTACTTTTGTTTGCCCATTTTCCTGAATGCCTTGCCATTTGGTGCTGACCGCCAGGCGATGAACGACTTGTTTCGATTCAAGACCATGGCGACACGGCATGTGATCCCACTGTTGCCTTTGTTTGCGGATTGGAAAGGCACGGGCACGCCAGTGATTAACTTTGTTTCCCGTAATGGCCAGATCATGAGTGTATCCCTTTATGACTCGGGCAGTAATTACAACTGTTGCATCGCGGCGCAATCGGGGTCGGGCAAGTCATTCCTGGTGAACGAAATAATCTCCTCCTACTTATCAGAAGGCGGGCAATGCTGGGTGATTGATGTTGGCCGCTCCTATGAAAAGCTGTGTGAAGTCTATGACGGTGAGTTCTTACAGTTCGGGCGGGACAGTGGCATTTGCTTAAATCCGTTTGAAATCGTTGAGGACTATGACGAAGAAGCGGATGTACTGGTTGGATTATTGGCCGCAATGGCCGCGCCTACGCAGTCATTAACTGATTTTCAGATGGCCAACCTAAAGCGTCAGACCCGTGAACTGTGGGAGAAAAAAGGTCGTGCCATGTTGGTTGATGATGTGGCAGAGGCCTTAAAAAATCATGAAGACCGTCGTGTGCAAGACGTGGGTGAGCAGCTCTATCCGTTTACGACACAAGGCGAATATGGCCGCTTCTTTAATGGCCACAACAATATTCGCTTCAAAAACCGTTTCACCGTTCTGGAGTTAGAAGAGCTCAAGGGGCGCAAGCACCTGCAACAAGTGGTGTTGCTTCAGCTTATCTACCAAATCCAACAAGAGATGTATTTAGGTGAGCGGGATCGTCGCAAGATTGTGTTCATCGACGAAGCCTGGGATCTGCTGACTCAAGGTGATGTCGGTAAGTTCATCGAAACCGGTTACCGTCGATTTCGAAAATATGGCGGCAGTGCTGTAACGGTAACGCAGTCGGTCAACGATTTGTATGACAGCCCTACAGGTAAAGCCATCGCTGAAAACTCGGCCAATATGTACCTGCTTGGCCAAAAAGCTGAAACCATCAACGCGCTCAAAAAAGAAGGCCGCTTGCCACTCGGTGAAGGCGGTTATGAATACCTGAAAACGGTTCATACCGTCACGGGTGTCTATTCCGAAATTTTCT
- a CDS encoding IS3 family transposase (programmed frameshift), with protein MAGERYNEEFKMAAVKQVTEGGYSIADVAKRLGITTKSLYHWRDRYGENAHSYQEKQSNSDELRRLKAELKRVTEERDIPKGSRRVLCRRVEEKYTLIKARRQKYPVRTLCRALEVHPSGFYAWLSNPVSKRAKEDDYLLGFIKQYWLESGCVYGYRKVYKDLRSTGEQCGKNRVYRLMRTEGLQAQRGYKRKNNYGGGERSTIAPNLLNREFDVEKPNTVWVTDITYIRTREGWLFLAVIIDLFSRQVIGWSMDGRINTDLVLNAITMACWRRKPKGEVIVHSDQGCQYTSYDWQSMLKANNLVPSMSRRGNCHDNACAESFFALLKRERIRRRIYKNKEEGKADIFNYIELFYNPTRRHGNNNDLSPMEYEKNYFLKQSSV; from the exons ATGGCCGGCGAACGATATAACGAAGAATTTAAGATGGCAGCGGTTAAGCAGGTAACTGAAGGTGGTTATTCAATTGCTGATGTTGCTAAGCGTTTAGGGATAACAACTAAAAGCCTTTATCACTGGCGTGATCGCTATGGCGAAAACGCTCACTCCTACCAAGAAAAACAATCCAATTCTGATGAGTTACGCAGACTTAAAGCAGAACTTAAGCGTGTAACAGAAGAGCGCGACATCC CTAAAGGAAGCCGCCGTGTTCTTTGCCGCCGAGTCGAAGAAAAATACACGTTAATAAAAGCTCGCCGACAGAAATACCCTGTGCGTACGCTCTGTCGCGCATTAGAAGTCCACCCCAGTGGCTTTTATGCTTGGCTTTCAAACCCCGTTAGCAAACGCGCCAAAGAAGATGATTATTTACTGGGTTTCATAAAGCAATATTGGCTAGAAAGTGGCTGTGTTTATGGCTATCGCAAGGTCTATAAAGATTTACGATCAACAGGTGAACAGTGTGGCAAGAACCGCGTATATCGACTGATGCGAACGGAGGGGCTTCAAGCTCAACGAGGCTATAAGAGGAAAAATAACTATGGCGGTGGAGAACGATCAACGATTGCACCTAACCTACTTAACCGAGAGTTTGACGTTGAAAAGCCAAATACCGTTTGGGTAACTGATATTACGTACATTCGTACACGAGAAGGCTGGCTTTTTCTTGCTGTGATCATTGATCTATTTTCAAGACAAGTAATTGGCTGGTCTATGGATGGCCGTATTAATACAGATTTGGTACTTAATGCTATTACAATGGCTTGTTGGCGACGCAAGCCAAAGGGTGAGGTTATTGTTCACTCAGACCAAGGGTGTCAATACACGAGCTATGATTGGCAAAGTATGCTTAAAGCTAATAATTTAGTCCCAAGCATGAGTCGTAGAGGAAACTGCCATGATAATGCGTGTGCAGAAAGCTTTTTTGCACTGTTAAAAAGAGAACGTATTCGTCGTAGAATTTATAAGAACAAAGAGGAAGGTAAAGCAGATATATTTAATTATATTGAGCTGTTTTATAATCCAACTCGACGTCATGGAAATAATAATGACTTGTCACCAATGGAGTATGAAAAGAACTATTTTTTGAAACAAAGCAGTGTCTAG
- the traA gene encoding TraA family conjugative transfer protein encodes MTNAVRTIQTQRLMTIGALGLMALMISEPSFAGTGGDAFTDVWDTLKDWTQGTLGRIVAGAMVLVGIVGGIARQSLMAFALGIGGGMGLYNTPTVVESVMSATLPVVASTQEVIGTTVPAISAVLLGT; translated from the coding sequence ATGACAAATGCAGTTCGCACCATTCAAACTCAGCGCCTAATGACCATTGGTGCGCTTGGTTTAATGGCGTTAATGATTTCGGAGCCCTCATTTGCGGGCACCGGTGGTGATGCTTTCACTGATGTGTGGGATACCCTAAAAGATTGGACCCAAGGTACTTTGGGACGGATCGTAGCGGGAGCCATGGTTCTGGTGGGTATTGTGGGCGGTATCGCTCGCCAAAGCTTGATGGCTTTTGCCTTGGGCATTGGTGGCGGTATGGGTCTCTACAATACGCCAACCGTCGTTGAAAGTGTTATGTCTGCAACCTTACCTGTTGTTGCTAGCACTCAAGAAGTTATTGGCACAACAGTTCCAGCAATCAGCGCCGTTTTACTGGGCACCTGA
- a CDS encoding Abi family protein: MQVDQAFINALEVTLSKSRLDTYRTYFSCKNDAEALGTYLWNKSLSTAFYPLLQATEITLRNSIHSAASGHFSGNKEWFLMKKFPSAKKEAEKQYLKKDRKTPITPRPSSDTVVASLSFGFWVNLLTQNYDDPVKNTKLWPTLIPKVFPNAKSTNATRTSLHHRFKFIKDFRNRVGHYEPIWKIRETVDGGGNIIRLGPTTPEESIIRLNEYVDLIAESLMWMSFERYDFIVGMGIIDHIRQLCSLEALSHFQGTNPTKLKVNKLKHELSKRHKENGSVSGLYELTTSLKGVHKGRSIVLEVKQIYPPRMIK, encoded by the coding sequence TTGCAAGTAGATCAAGCGTTCATCAACGCACTAGAGGTAACGCTTTCGAAGTCCCGATTGGACACCTACCGCACATACTTCAGCTGTAAAAATGATGCTGAAGCTCTTGGAACGTATCTTTGGAATAAGTCCTTATCAACAGCATTTTACCCCCTTCTTCAGGCGACTGAAATTACTTTACGAAATTCAATTCATTCAGCTGCTTCCGGCCATTTCAGTGGTAACAAAGAATGGTTTTTAATGAAGAAATTTCCCTCTGCAAAAAAAGAGGCTGAGAAGCAATACCTGAAAAAAGATCGTAAAACACCAATTACTCCCAGACCATCTTCAGATACCGTTGTAGCATCTTTGAGCTTTGGCTTTTGGGTTAATTTACTTACGCAGAATTACGATGACCCAGTAAAAAATACCAAACTTTGGCCGACATTGATTCCAAAAGTGTTCCCAAATGCAAAAAGCACGAACGCAACAAGGACCTCATTACATCATCGATTTAAATTTATAAAAGACTTTAGAAACAGGGTTGGCCACTATGAACCCATCTGGAAAATACGTGAGACTGTTGACGGTGGTGGAAATATTATTCGCTTAGGTCCTACGACCCCGGAAGAAAGCATCATTCGCTTAAACGAATACGTTGATCTGATTGCAGAGAGTTTAATGTGGATGAGCTTTGAACGGTATGATTTTATTGTTGGTATGGGCATCATAGATCACATAAGACAACTATGTTCTCTTGAGGCATTGAGCCATTTTCAGGGAACAAATCCAACCAAACTAAAAGTCAACAAGTTGAAACATGAACTTTCAAAACGTCATAAAGAAAATGGTTCCGTCTCTGGGCTTTATGAACTAACAACATCACTTAAAGGCGTACATAAAGGGAGGAGCATTGTGCTTGAAGTTAAACAGATTTACCCACCAAGAATGATCAAATAA
- a CDS encoding DsbC family protein, with product MRKVSPIILALALSPLVQAEPVSEVSPVGKIDGMVSLPVTGMKAVESNGRIVFMSDSGRFVIDGTLYDAWSKKPLTSLEEIREAGNTLDLSRLGLKMDDLNPLTLGEGKKKVVVFVDPRCPHCHELLKQALPLTKEYTFQILPVPVLGPDSERQVRQLGCARDKKAATDALLNGRIGNLEQDDACNLEPMQRTLVTAQILGIQGVPFIVANDGRISRGRPYDLSAWLEGR from the coding sequence ATGCGAAAAGTATCTCCAATTATTCTGGCGCTTGCGCTGTCTCCATTGGTTCAAGCTGAACCTGTGTCTGAAGTGTCGCCCGTTGGCAAAATTGACGGCATGGTTTCTTTACCTGTCACGGGTATGAAAGCGGTCGAAAGCAATGGCCGTATTGTTTTCATGTCAGACAGTGGCCGGTTCGTCATTGATGGCACGCTCTATGATGCCTGGTCCAAAAAGCCGCTTACCAGCCTTGAAGAAATTCGTGAAGCGGGGAACACGCTGGACTTAAGTCGTCTTGGCTTAAAAATGGATGATTTGAATCCTCTGACGCTGGGTGAAGGCAAAAAGAAAGTGGTGGTCTTTGTTGACCCCCGGTGCCCGCATTGCCATGAGCTTTTGAAACAAGCCCTACCGTTAACCAAAGAATACACCTTCCAAATTCTCCCTGTGCCAGTGCTTGGTCCTGATTCAGAGCGTCAGGTTCGCCAGCTTGGCTGTGCGCGTGACAAGAAAGCGGCCACCGATGCATTGCTCAATGGCCGGATTGGTAACCTAGAACAGGATGATGCCTGCAACTTAGAACCAATGCAGCGTACCTTGGTGACGGCTCAAATCCTTGGCATTCAAGGTGTGCCTTTCATTGTCGCCAATGATGGTCGCATCAGCCGAGGCCGTCCTTATGACCTTTCTGCTTGGTTGGAGGGGCGTTAA
- the traV gene encoding type IV conjugative transfer system lipoprotein TraV, whose translation MTTSMQNNLKHQSKQWSKAGLLLLAVGSTLLSGCSSLGLGSSEYGCPGMPDGVRCLSAREVYELTSNGAAPKTIDAVATRIGSPSGYSQSDLETGLLSHPALPETQQSAPIRIPSRVMRIWIAPWEDDRGDLNLSSYVFTEIEPRRWDIGVSAPRTVSPVLRPLQTQSDSASAGADGKRDNLSIYGETNE comes from the coding sequence ATGACGACATCAATGCAGAACAACCTAAAGCACCAGTCAAAACAGTGGTCTAAAGCTGGATTACTTTTATTGGCAGTCGGCTCAACCTTATTGTCTGGCTGTAGTTCATTGGGTCTTGGGAGTAGTGAATATGGATGCCCAGGTATGCCTGACGGTGTGCGCTGTTTATCCGCTCGTGAAGTCTATGAGCTTACCAGTAATGGCGCTGCACCCAAGACGATTGATGCAGTGGCGACTCGAATTGGTTCTCCCTCTGGGTATTCACAATCTGATTTAGAGACAGGACTGCTGAGCCATCCAGCATTACCCGAGACGCAGCAATCTGCACCTATTCGCATTCCTTCAAGGGTGATGCGAATTTGGATTGCGCCTTGGGAGGATGACCGTGGGGATCTGAATTTATCCAGCTACGTGTTTACCGAAATTGAACCGCGCCGGTGGGATATTGGGGTGTCAGCACCTCGAACGGTTTCGCCAGTGCTACGTCCACTTCAGACTCAAAGCGATTCAGCCTCAGCGGGAGCTGATGGTAAGCGCGATAACTTGAGTATCTACGGAGAAACTAACGAATGA
- a CDS encoding HigA family addiction module antitoxin translates to MTMHNPAHPGEILKEMVIEPLELTITDVAEHLNVSRKTLSNVLNGRGAITPEMAVRLELAFAKPSADHWLRLQSAYDLSVLRNQKATLHVKPYELAFG, encoded by the coding sequence ATGACTATGCATAACCCTGCTCACCCTGGTGAGATATTAAAAGAGATGGTCATCGAGCCGTTGGAGTTGACGATTACCGATGTTGCAGAACACTTAAATGTAAGCCGTAAAACCCTATCCAATGTATTGAACGGACGAGGTGCAATAACTCCTGAAATGGCCGTGCGCTTGGAGCTGGCTTTTGCTAAGCCCTCTGCTGACCACTGGTTACGCCTGCAAAGCGCTTATGACTTGTCAGTACTCAGAAATCAAAAGGCAACGTTACACGTCAAACCTTATGAACTTGCTTTTGGATAA
- a CDS encoding DUF1778 domain-containing protein: protein MATKTAPINMRVLPSVRDIIDAAASLKKVDRTVFIQQAALNEAHSILAEQRDFVLEAKAFEAFDNELRAEPQTLEGMKDLFKRKAPWE from the coding sequence ATGGCTACAAAGACAGCCCCAATCAACATGCGAGTACTGCCATCGGTAAGAGACATCATCGATGCCGCAGCAAGTTTAAAAAAAGTTGATAGAACCGTGTTCATTCAGCAAGCAGCGCTCAATGAAGCGCATAGTATACTGGCAGAACAGCGGGATTTTGTTCTTGAAGCAAAGGCTTTTGAAGCGTTTGATAACGAACTTCGTGCAGAGCCACAGACTCTTGAAGGTATGAAAGATCTGTTTAAAAGGAAAGCGCCTTGGGAATAA
- a CDS encoding TraE/TraK family type IV conjugative transfer system protein, which translates to MKFDVFLKSWQGTQLENRWQRFLIAVLVLSNLLLAVAAFSRNTVVAIQPPTLSETAEVSRNQATQPYLESWGLYLAELMGNVTPGNVSFIRVAIEPLLSPAVYQQVVDALEIQARQIREDRVTLKFQPRQVEYEYETGHVFVTGYSLVSGPSGDEQRQTRTYEFDIDIEQYRPKLSWMDTYEGQARTKRVREKLTQEQNRRVNDANQN; encoded by the coding sequence GTGAAGTTCGACGTGTTTTTAAAATCATGGCAAGGCACGCAATTAGAGAACCGATGGCAACGGTTTCTGATTGCAGTGCTGGTGCTATCTAACTTGCTGCTTGCGGTTGCGGCATTTTCTCGCAATACCGTGGTAGCCATTCAACCACCAACCTTGTCTGAAACGGCTGAAGTGTCACGAAACCAGGCTACTCAGCCTTACTTGGAATCCTGGGGGCTCTATCTGGCTGAGCTTATGGGCAACGTGACGCCGGGTAATGTGTCTTTTATCCGGGTTGCTATTGAGCCGCTACTTTCTCCAGCGGTGTACCAGCAAGTGGTCGATGCACTGGAGATTCAGGCAAGACAGATCCGTGAAGACCGAGTCACGCTCAAATTCCAACCCAGACAAGTGGAGTATGAGTATGAAACCGGCCATGTCTTTGTGACCGGTTATTCCTTGGTCTCTGGACCATCTGGAGATGAACAGCGCCAAACTCGCACTTATGAGTTTGACATCGATATTGAGCAATACCGTCCAAAGCTCAGTTGGATGGATACGTACGAGGGGCAAGCTAGAACGAAGCGAGTTCGTGAAAAGTTGACCCAAGAGCAAAACCGGAGGGTGAATGATGCGAACCAAAATTAG
- the traL gene encoding type IV conjugative transfer system protein TraL, with product MEPVSIPSYIDDPPHFLLWSADEMAPILLGLVIGIFTGNALVLCLLGLVTTKLYRRFRDGRPDGFILHAIYWAGLLPTKAKTIPNPFIRSYLP from the coding sequence ATGGAACCTGTGAGTATTCCGTCCTATATCGATGACCCGCCGCACTTCCTGCTTTGGAGTGCCGATGAGATGGCTCCCATTCTGTTGGGGCTAGTGATCGGCATTTTTACCGGTAATGCCTTGGTTTTATGCCTGTTGGGGTTGGTGACAACCAAGCTCTATCGGCGTTTTCGTGATGGTCGCCCGGATGGTTTTATTCTTCACGCCATCTACTGGGCCGGACTGTTGCCAACCAAGGCCAAGACGATCCCAAACCCATTTATCAGGAGCTATCTGCCGTGA
- a CDS encoding GNAT family N-acetyltransferase, with protein MGISAPTLLADEHQINAFQCGIEELDTWLRKQALKSQKRGTARVYVVNDTDTHQVVGYYAIAMGSVSREQAFSSLRRNSPDPIPMVILARLGVDNAYQGQGIAAGLLKDCIVRSVQAMNAVGGAGILVHAIDGSAQTFYKKFGFKESTFDPLVLMARICDIEKSLSID; from the coding sequence TTGGGAATAAGTGCACCAACACTACTCGCTGATGAGCACCAGATTAACGCCTTTCAATGTGGCATCGAAGAACTCGATACTTGGTTAAGAAAGCAGGCGTTAAAAAGTCAAAAACGGGGAACCGCGAGAGTATATGTGGTCAATGACACTGACACCCATCAAGTGGTCGGGTACTATGCCATTGCCATGGGATCAGTTTCCAGAGAGCAAGCTTTCAGTTCATTAAGAAGAAATAGTCCAGATCCCATTCCCATGGTGATTCTAGCCAGGCTTGGAGTAGATAACGCCTATCAAGGTCAAGGCATTGCGGCAGGTCTTTTAAAAGATTGTATCGTTCGCTCAGTACAAGCAATGAACGCTGTCGGTGGAGCAGGAATCTTAGTCCATGCTATTGATGGTAGTGCGCAAACGTTCTACAAGAAATTTGGCTTCAAAGAATCGACGTTTGATCCTTTAGTACTCATGGCAAGGATCTGCGATATCGAAAAATCATTGTCGATAGACTGA
- a CDS encoding TraB/VirB10 family protein translates to MKAQWEQMSPNMKRGLSVAGIAGGLILMVMVFSPNPDDGSSSRNRQETIRHILTDTNTRDVGVDSLAANVKLLSERNEQLRREVERLRRDVDSGRLSLGSPSIPSEVNAELARLRAELNDVRAGGDSVAEGTNSLFEVPLSAMELPKEEKPLPSNPDDYFANAPLPDPLYQHPANGQGARARDVPLPPITIRMIEPEVVVEPEVVVQEAPPLYLPAGSIISGTLITGLDAPTHESARREPFPALLRIQKEAILPNRFRADIKECFLIAAGYGDLSSERAYLRGETISCVREDGGVIETRLDSYAVGEDGKAGIRGRLVSKQGQLVAKSMMAGFLQGLAGAFDVNPVPTIQTGNAGDTQLYQQVMSQEALQGAAIKGTGKALDRVAKFYLDMAENMFPVIEVDAARRIEVIVTRGASLSLATSQGGGTRR, encoded by the coding sequence ATGAAAGCACAATGGGAACAAATGAGCCCGAACATGAAGCGGGGCCTATCGGTTGCTGGTATTGCTGGTGGCCTCATCCTGATGGTGATGGTGTTTTCACCTAATCCTGACGATGGCTCAAGCAGTCGGAACCGACAGGAAACGATCCGGCACATTCTTACGGATACCAATACTCGTGATGTCGGGGTCGATAGTTTGGCTGCGAACGTAAAACTACTCAGTGAGCGCAATGAACAGTTACGTCGTGAAGTTGAGCGCTTGCGTCGTGACGTCGATTCAGGACGGCTAAGCCTAGGTTCGCCTTCAATACCAAGTGAGGTCAATGCGGAGTTGGCTCGCCTTCGAGCGGAACTTAATGATGTTCGCGCTGGAGGTGATTCAGTAGCTGAAGGCACAAATAGCCTGTTTGAAGTGCCTTTATCTGCCATGGAATTGCCTAAAGAAGAAAAGCCACTGCCGTCTAACCCAGACGACTATTTTGCCAATGCGCCGCTGCCAGATCCGCTCTATCAACATCCAGCCAATGGCCAAGGTGCACGAGCTCGGGATGTTCCATTGCCGCCAATCACGATTCGTATGATTGAGCCTGAAGTGGTTGTCGAACCAGAAGTTGTTGTGCAAGAAGCGCCGCCTTTGTATTTACCGGCAGGCAGCATCATCTCAGGTACTTTGATCACAGGTTTGGACGCACCTACTCACGAGTCTGCAAGACGTGAACCTTTTCCTGCATTGCTGAGGATTCAAAAGGAAGCCATTTTACCCAACCGATTTAGAGCGGATATCAAAGAGTGTTTCTTGATCGCCGCAGGTTACGGTGATTTGAGCTCTGAGCGTGCCTATTTGCGAGGCGAGACCATTTCATGTGTGAGAGAAGATGGTGGCGTCATTGAAACGCGACTGGATTCTTATGCTGTGGGTGAAGACGGCAAAGCCGGTATTCGTGGCCGATTAGTCTCGAAACAAGGCCAACTGGTGGCCAAATCAATGATGGCCGGGTTCCTTCAGGGCTTGGCTGGCGCATTTGATGTAAATCCTGTTCCGACGATTCAGACGGGTAATGCCGGTGATACTCAGTTGTACCAGCAAGTCATGAGCCAAGAAGCATTACAAGGCGCTGCGATTAAAGGCACTGGCAAAGCATTGGATCGAGTAGCCAAGTTCTATTTGGACATGGCTGAAAATATGTTCCCAGTCATAGAGGTAGACGCTGCAAGGAGAATTGAAGTCATAGTCACTCGTGGGGCCTCGTTATCGTTGGCCACTTCGCAAGGGGGAGGTACAAGAAGATGA
- the abiEi gene encoding type IV toxin-antitoxin system AbiEi family antitoxin, translated as MKKAEAIKKLLEYDKRGRCVFTNSDLAKIFHQDNERALRAGIKRLQDDGLLTRMINGVYLFNLAQSKGSDTLEQIAKTIRRGEYNYISLESALSDYGVISQIPVDRLTVMTTGRSGEFKTPLGTIEFTHTKRNPIDILENTSLVGRPLRLATKQTAYRDLKRVGRNTHLVNDDAMHSS; from the coding sequence GTGAAAAAGGCTGAGGCAATTAAAAAGCTCTTAGAATATGACAAGCGTGGTCGCTGTGTTTTTACTAATTCAGATCTGGCCAAAATCTTTCATCAAGATAATGAACGAGCATTGCGTGCAGGAATTAAACGTTTGCAAGACGATGGCTTGCTAACTCGAATGATTAATGGTGTGTACTTATTCAATTTAGCGCAGTCGAAAGGCAGCGACACGTTGGAGCAAATTGCTAAAACTATTCGACGTGGGGAATATAACTACATTAGCTTGGAGTCTGCTCTTTCTGATTATGGTGTTATTTCGCAAATTCCAGTAGATAGGTTAACTGTTATGACAACGGGACGTTCCGGTGAATTCAAAACACCTTTGGGTACAATTGAATTTACGCATACAAAGCGAAATCCGATAGACATTTTAGAAAATACCAGTTTAGTTGGCAGACCACTTAGGTTAGCAACGAAACAAACTGCATACAGAGACCTAAAACGAGTTGGCAGAAATACCCATCTAGTTAACGACGATGCAATGCATAGTAGTTGA